The Methanomassiliicoccales archaeon region CGTGTCCCCATCCAAAGTTACAGAATAGATTTGGCCGCCCCACATGTTATGGAAATCCCGAAATCCCGGAAGATAGTCACCGAAAGCAAAATCGTCGCCTGTTTTTATGATAAAATCGTCCAGAGGAACGAGATAAGGCTCGAAGTCGCCAATCCACGCGGAATTATACTGTACGATATCAAAAGCCCCAGTACGAGCAGTAAGCTCAAGAAGTACGCGAGAATATATCTCTTCGGGGCTAATCTCCACCACATTAAGCGTTATTCCTAAACGCTCTCTTATGTTTTGGGCCTCCATGTACCAGGGAGTAGCATGATGCCCAGAATGAACCGCAACCGTGATCGTAACCCCTTCAAAGGGTTTCTCCGCAGCTAAACATCCCACAAACAAAACCCCGCACAGAAGTATTAACCATTTTTTCATCACGCTCGACCTCCTTTCATCAATTTTTGCTTCTCAAAAGCCTTATTTTTGTCAGCTCTCACCTCCTTTCTGTGAGGGAAGTTATCTCCCCAAGGGCAAAAGCCTCTTCCTCAGGCAATTTTACCGATTCCAAAACTTCATCTAAGTTGACGAACACCTTATGGATAGCCTCGCCCCAAAGTTCTACGGTTTCCTCCGACTGCGCAAAAAGGGGATATCGTTCTGAGCCGATTACGATGGAAGAATTAAGAAGTTTCATTGTCTCTGGATATTCAAGGGGATTATAATTAATTTGCCTTGCTCCGGGGAAACTCCACGGAAAACCCTTGCCAAATCCCTCTTTCTTTTGAAAGAGGGGGTTGGCCGGCAAGGGAAAAGTCTGCCACAAGACCGCAGGAACACCCTCCGCCTGCAATGCTAGGAGAACTTTGTCCCTAAATGCCGTGTCCTTCTCCTTAACGCCCAACTTTTCCGGCAAGAGTCGGGCGCGATATTTATGGTAAACGTGAGTTCTATCGGGAGGACAATATGGAAGCTCAATGCCTTCGATCTTCTTCAAAAAAGCATTAAGAACTGCGGCGTTGCGACGAGCATTTTCGTTGATCTCGTCCAAACGCTCAAGCTGAGCTCGGGCAATGGCTGCGGTGAGCTCCGGCATTCGGTAGTTCCACCCTAGAGTGTGCGCTACGTAAGAGCGACGCTCCTTCTCTCGAACTTGCTCTCCGAACATGCGGACCATGTCTGCGCGTAACCAATACTCTTTATGGTTAGTAACAAAAAGACCACCTTCACCTGCTTGAAGATTTTTCGTTTGGTTTAAGCTAAAGGCTGCCATATCCCCCAAGGTACCAACCTTTTTCCCTTTGTACGTTGCACCTGGAGCCTGAGCAGCGTCTTCTATGAGCACTAAACCATATTTAGAAGCCATTGAACATATCTCGTCCATGTCCGCTGGTAAGCCATGAATATGAACAGCAATAATCGCCTTAGTATTTTCGGATATTTTTTCCTCAATTTGTTGTGGATCTAAATTAAAAGTTTTCGGGTCGATGTCAACAAAGACAGGAATTGCACCCTGATGCATAGCAGCTGTAGCAGAAGCAAGAAAGGAAAAAGCACTCGTAATAACTTCGTCACCGGGCCCTATTCCCGCTGCCGCAACGGCTATATGCAATGCTGCTGTACCGCTATTGACTGCAATGCAGTATTTTACCCCTAAATAATGTGCAAATTCCTCTTGCAGCGCCTTTACTTGAGGGGCATAAGCCCCTGCTAAGATTCCTGAATTAAGAACCTCGTTAATCAAAGAGCGATCACGTGGTGTAATCTGAGGCCACGGTACAAGAAGATCACTTGGTACGGTAGGCACACCGCCATTAATAGCAAGCTTGTTACTCATTTGAAAACCCTCCTCTTCTTTATTAGTTATGCAAACGTTAACATCATAGTATAAAGCGCCGACTGCCCTAGTGTCAAGGAGACACTTGTCACCCAGAGTAACTGCTTGGCAGAGCCCAACAAGTTTCCTAGCTAAGTGTAAGTGAGAAAGAACAACAAGAAAATGGCCATGCAAACCAGGGTAGTGTCTCAGGAAGTGTGTCCGTGGGGCAGCATGGTAGCCTTCCCGTTGGAAGAGACTAGCGAAAGGAGGGAAAGCTACCATGCAGAAGGAAACCCGTGACGAGATCACAAAGGGGTTCGCGGAGGAGCTCAGGCGATGGTCCGAAACATTCTGGAAAGCCTCATGCGGGAAAAAAGGGAGATCTATCTTAGGGAGCACCCAACTAAGGCGAACGGCTACTACACCCGGGACCTCCTCACCCTCACCAGCCCACTTGAGAACCTTAGAGTTCCCCGCGTCCGGGAAGGGGATTTCAAACCCGAAGATCCCGTCCTATCGGAAGCGCGCCTCGTTGGAACCTTCCGAGGCCATCCTCACCCTGTACGCCGTCGGGGTGAGCACCAGGAACATTTCCCGCTTTCTGGAAGGCGTTTACGGCGCTTTTTACTCCCCGCAAAGCGTCTCCCGTCTCCTCGCGGTCGCCGAGGAACAGGTGAGACTCTCGGGAAAGGCCCCTAGCGGAGGAGTACTACGCGGTGTTTCTAGATGGGACTTTCCTTCCCACCCGCCGTGGAAAAACGGCCAAGGAACCGGTGTACATGGCCCTG contains the following coding sequences:
- a CDS encoding DegT/DnrJ/EryC1/StrS family aminotransferase; this translates as MSNKLAINGGVPTVPSDLLVPWPQITPRDRSLINEVLNSGILAGAYAPQVKALQEEFAHYLGVKYCIAVNSGTAALHIAVAAAGIGPGDEVITSAFSFLASATAAMHQGAIPVFVDIDPKTFNLDPQQIEEKISENTKAIIAVHIHGLPADMDEICSMASKYGLVLIEDAAQAPGATYKGKKVGTLGDMAAFSLNQTKNLQAGEGGLFVTNHKEYWLRADMVRMFGEQVREKERRSYVAHTLGWNYRMPELTAAIARAQLERLDEINENARRNAAVLNAFLKKIEGIELPYCPPDRTHVYHKYRARLLPEKLGVKEKDTAFRDKVLLALQAEGVPAVLWQTFPLPANPLFQKKEGFGKGFPWSFPGARQINYNPLEYPETMKLLNSSIVIGSERYPLFAQSEETVELWGEAIHKVFVNLDEVLESVKLPEEEAFALGEITSLTERR
- a CDS encoding transposase; translated protein: MVRNILESLMREKREIYLREHPTKANGYYTRDLLTLTSPLENLRVPRVREGDFKPEDPVLSEARLVGTFRGHPHPVRRRGEHQEHFPLSGRRLRRFLLPAKRLPSPRGRRGTGETLGKGP